A genome region from Drosophila simulans strain w501 chromosome 2R, Prin_Dsim_3.1, whole genome shotgun sequence includes the following:
- the LOC6739296 gene encoding titin isoform X5 yields MDFTLGLVTGMYAVLAVIVFYVVYVIEVKLDLPAIVNGHTNNNNNNNHADSELADLSQTRLRSLIETIIAETLRSSSLSASGAVSEISLDTRSHASELANGNGLKRRHRSEHYFEPKIYQDLLATAVLNKIADKEGNTRLAAESTPDLSGRHIDENFNAEALSTTSGSSIEPRSDCSLTDHEIGLDNGKSQSLQTDLERESVLSDYIAAHMVPLPDFSASVTESEDDIGSISSGMIGDGNWEDNWLFKKKRSSATPSSIGMLVPAPRENVRAQIGDKTTDEVSDLSEIGSDIEESSLDLLRCNDLNDRLLSKHLIGGQNTKMVLDELVDRTSLTSHTLPEENEPAFTETTNEFVVSPMAMPSDIKAPSPTPPPPPMIFQDDLLNEETDHTPIAAQGESEELSSLDGCTGFSTVEYIDEGQMHDTVPSVIEILAAMALGPMLAVPASEQPGAMTPSEMHTLKELSDLALAEINARTVDLVHAHSLDIIEEENTEPSEAGPEQHLDFVPHPSLEEITTSDQADVLPPPPQLKLISEIVLPPPIEMVQDINSMEPQCSAASAPDLEIPGQTAPVEIVPEMKTDVESVQIVPEITPPLDIVPEDQSNVESNQVVPTTESDVVHVPLPVESGPEIPVPIEIVPDPVVMVDSELHSVDPPEVINVALLDLEPLKPLDCDETETVPTLEGEGVDEGPVTNLVPGDPTASLPEQIPEMIADPIAEALPDPSPIPVPVDNGTQLDELGTIEADSHTTSVPMETVSVVEPQVPVETDAVTQSDPVNLLEPLDNVLEIPPSPVPIGSEPPNIAADSSPPLEVAEPVESTPIEVATVDSPQSVETELPTAVESLVSVGMLKDGESVDVIIGTDSIVVSQPQVEEASVDIEENQTVALVVNVSESQAIAVEAVSTIETISPPLPTEIDVPVKSIDVETSESPGATEPASVEPSEPVDIVSEIHNVPVNSSDHCESVPEANVNIPPMEVVPLENSPSMKLQDELPQTLESSAVDPPAAQPVALDPLPVTEVGPDVVLVEPPSFAETDPETMAIDNHVPMEIKPEPECSTIENPTPIESLAEAESIDVKNQINHIEQQTIPEEPQPTVPMNTIQPIEFIEEVACNAVDLIATTEAVNVDHSEPGEAAPISEVLEFHSSEGDLPEADSHAIESLPPPAEVIPTVSAESLSPSEPVEVVSPSAIVLDIQSQLPEQPEPMENATQIEIEEMVSPALVEIVPTTTEDLHQAESVVETACPVPAAEEVKPIEDSTAAIDKAPQIAPIQDEHSEKETPESVEVGLDTPNVAFVITTSVEVVPTAMEAVTIPTSDGSPTEMPEPPKSDCETAPLAAEEQEPNEALDKQPITADITLPEEIVSQDVNLEVSEPPASIDVKSQANLNDMESKEGLEVAVDVPQSNKDETLAEPIALDDAVPVEVVPQYAGVEVEVSDLEEATPATNNSTSGENPPEAVSELVDVEPTPHEEIHTESGKKDSQKSTDAVDLREDPLPVAAEVAPDIIALDPPSLVEVSPDTQAMAIGNIAPLDIIPEPEPIVIEQTVPVEKLESIVVESEPVAIDQPALLEPSVSAEVQDKVEPSPQSVVENKSVEEDSLKVSKGGEIVSMDPITPADVVPEQNFRVEEPIPSTEAISVEVIASEPFNTVVESVSVAQSPTIEDTTPEEVTQSVAVDTTDTEVALADPIQVDQKEPAVQVELVSQIETSDPQESPKDTAQVEGDSVDQATLPQVSETDSIAVEPSIPVKQNEDSVGDPLGSAENVLDVGPVDVDKSAPEEISGTDSVAVELSDPMERTLDSLGNTDLVAETESAGADTEICVDPSTPAESVSVNEGPEINQLEIGTSELKEEQLVESTTIDEQPSAVLEPLVLICQAECTNLDHALPENLVPQEQSVPTSLPTNLTIQTQPTDLKTQPSTEPILETETVDVEEVKPVKMGDSTVDKSQETEEMVLEVESSKGEPLEATELVTPEPVVYGVPNSETESTCADSMISANLVPQLDSVPLSEPENSEPHAFENPIPESVSSTENLLDPAQVLLQEDPVDMENLPGVPIVPDVQALELVPSPVGVTTQSADTNAIVPVETIMKPETEAPSPMDVETTQDLPAEALEPQESVPVAPAIPVEVVTETVHLTEETKDEMGKLDAEPAIPVEIVPEEQLLSSRNNVLVEKDTSSEPVEAHSDTVSIPVSVDTVDQKESNASEEAQFGEDILKNDDVILESVTANADLSSGAQLASIDQELKDPGTEGSIAEREVKKWYNAVEMPNNPYSPEALKQRISGTQERYMDVPNISPSAEQKALASAMTENPDPPAPKADYKRYSRDYYINNAPTSPDSTGSGKAATTSAAEDVEDIVINEARKASQPATEQDPPQESASVYKATPVQVLDESLDSQSNPSLYSLQTTTTNTSDESDTVRIYDFNKQETTVIRAAPAEQQPSDSTTSSMETAQAAPPSVSSSIDSSVSHKRERPVVLQFGPGDSVPTLGSPASTPTRGSTPPAFRFLQPKRRLIDPSQVLSVDEDDVPEPTTPAAEKPVIEDEVAHSMPSVKALAQAFLLTSKHTQPQRRWRAKVRIAAPPDTPDKPNTSLTKRHKLEHAVSMAEVADESTIASDLSSLETDPSIHSEATPPIASPASPVPVRHGFLRSNIAFFENLKFK; encoded by the exons ATGGACTTCACTTTGGGCCTAGTCACTGGCATGTATGCCGTTTTGGCCGTAATTGTCTTTTACGTGGTTTACGTCATTGAGGTGAAATTAG ATCTGCCGGCCATCGTAAATGGCCAcaccaacaataataataacaacaaccatGCGGACTCCGAGCTGGCCGACCTCTCGCAGACCCGACTACGCAGTCTCATCGAGACCATCATAGCGGAGACCCTGCGGAGCTCCTCCCTCAGCGCCAGCGGAGCCGTCTCGGAGATCAGCCTGGACACCAGGTCCCACGCCTCCGAGCTGGCCAATGGCAACGGTCTGAAGCGGCGCCATCGCTCCGAGCACTACTTCGAGCCGAAGATCTACCAGGATCTGCTGGCCACAGCGGTGCTAAATAAG ATTGCGGATAAGGAAGGGAATACAAGGCTGGCGGCGGAGAGTACGCCGGACTTGAGTGGTCGCCACATTGACGAGAATTTCAATGCCGAAGCGCTGAGCACCACGTCCGGAAGCTCCATTGAACCACGGAGTGATTGCAGCCTCACCGATCATGAAATCGGACTGGAT AATGGCAAATCCCAATCCCTGCAAACGGACTTGGAGAGGGAATCCGTGCTTAGTGACTATATAGCCGCACACATGGTGCCACTGCCGGACTTTTCAGCATCCGTCACCGAATCCGAGGATG ATATTGGATCCATCTCCTCGGGCATGATCGGAGACGGAAACTGGGAGGACAACTGGCTGTTCAAGAAGAAGCGCAGCTCGGCCACTCCGAGCAGCATTGGCATGCTGGTGCCGGCGCCGAGGGAGAATGTACGTGCCCAGATTGGGGATAAGACCACCGACGAGGTGAGCGATCTCTCGGAGATAGGTTCGGACATCGAGGAGAGCTCTCTGGATCTGCTGCGCTGCAACGATCTCAACGATCGTCTGCTGAGCAAGCACCTCATTGGTGGCCAAAACACCAAGATGGTCCTCGACGAGCTCGTAGATCGCACCAGTCTCACGTCCCACACATTGCCGGAGGAGAATGAGCCCGCATTCACGGAGACAACCAATGAGTTTGTGGTGTCCCCGATGGCCATGCCCTCTGATATAAAGGCGCCGTCTCCGACGCCACCTCCGCCACCAATGATATTCCAGGATGACTTGTTGAACGAGGAGACAGACCACACTCCCATCGCAG CCCAAGGCGAATCCGAGGAGCTGTCCAGCCTCGATGGCTGCACTGGCTTTAGCACAGTCGAGTACATCGATGAGGGCCAGATGCACGATACTGTGCCATCGGTGATCGAGATCTTGGCAGCCATGGCCCTGGGACCCATGCTAGCTGTTCCGGCATCTGAACAGCCCGGTGCCATGACACCCAGTGAGATGCACACCCTCAAAGAACTGAGTGACTTGGCCCTCGCCGAGATCAACGCTCGCACCGTGGACCTGGTGCACGCCCACTCACTGGACATAATTGAAGAGGAGAACACGGAACCTTCAGAAGCTGGGCCAGAGCAACACCTTGACTTTGTCCCACATCCATCGCTCGAAGAGATTACAACTTCTGACCAAGCGGATGTGCTTCCACCTCCTCCACAATTAAAGCTAATATCTGAGATTGTACTGCCGCCGCCTATAGAAATGGTCCAAGATATCAATTCTATGGAACCTCAATGTTCTGCAGCAAGTGCCCCTGATTTAGAGATTCCAGGACAGACTGCGCCTGTGGAAATTGTTCCGGAGATGAAAACTGATGTAGAGTCCGTGCAGATTGTCCCAGAAATAACACCTCCTTTGGATATTGTACCAGAAGACCAATCTAACGTGGAATCAAATCAAGTAGTTCCAACAACAGAATCTGATGTTGTTCATGTGCCATTGCCTGTGGAATCTGGTCCAGAAATACCAGTGCCCATTGAAATCGTACCAGATCCCGTGGTAATGGTTGACTCCGAACTACACTCAGTGGATCCACCAGAAGTTATAAATGTCGCTTTGCTGGACTTGGAACCGCTAAAGCCTTTGGATTGCgatgaaactgaaactgtGCCAACTCTAGAAGGAGAAGGAGTGGATGAAGGCCCCGTAACCAACTTGGTTCCAGGTGATCCCACAGCAAGTTTACCAGAACAAATTCCGGAAATGATTGCAGATCCCATAGCAGAGGCACTTCCTGATCCTAGTCCCATACCTGTCCCAGTGGACAATGGTACACAATTGGATGAACTTGGAACAATTGAAGCTGATTCACATACTACATCAGTCCCAATGGAAACCGTTTCTGTAGTGGAACCCCAAGTGCCTGTAGAAACTGACGCCGTAACTCAATCTGATCCTGTGAACTTACTCGAGCCGCTGGATAATGTTTTAGAGATTCCACCTTCCCCAGTGCCAATAGGTTCAGAGCCTCCAAATATTGCAGCCGATTCATCGCCACCTTTAGAAGTTGCAGAGCCCGTGGAATCAACTCCTATAGAAGTTGCTACAGTGGATTCACCACAATCTGTAGAGACGGAACTACCAACGGCCGTGGAAAGTCTAGTCTCAGTAGGAATGCTTAAAGACGGTGAATCTGTTGATGTCATAATAGGAACTGACTCTATCGTAGTAAGCCAGCCACAAGTTGAAGAAGCTTCTGTGGACATAGAAGAAAATCAAACAGTGGCACTAGTTGTCAATGTTTCAGAATCGCAAGCAATTGCAGTAGAAGCCGTATCGACAATTGAAACGATAAGTCCACCACTTCCAACTGAAATTGACGTTCCAGTAAAGTCCATTGACGTGGAAACTTCAGAGTCTCCAGGAGCTACAGAACCTGCCTCAGTTGAACCATCAGAGCCCGTGGATATTGTTTCGGAAATACACAATGTTCCAGTTAACTCATCTGATCACTGTGAATCGGTCCCTGAAGCGAATGTGAATATACCACCTATGGAAGTAGTTCCACTTGAGAATAGCCCGTCCATGAAACTTCAAGACGAATTACCTCAAACATTGGAATCTAGTGCAGTGGACCCCCCAGCAGCACAGCCCGTTGCACTTGATCCCTTACCGGTTACAGAAGTAGGTCCGGACGTAGTTCTTGTGGAACCCCCATCGTTTGCGGAAACTGATCCAGAAACAATGGCAATTGACAACCATGTTCCTATGGAAATTAAACCTGAACCAGAATGTAGCACAATAGAAAATCCAACACCTATCGAAAGTTTAGCTGAAGCGGAGTCCATCGATGtgaaaaaccaaattaatcATATTGAACAGCAAACCATACCAGAAGAACCACAACCGACAGTCCCAATGAATACTATACAACCTATTGAATTCATTGAAGAAGTAGCATGCAACGCTGTAGATTTGATAGCCACCACTGAAGCTGTTAATGTTGATCACTCGGAGCCTGGAGAAGCAGCTCCTATAAGCGAAGTGCTGGAATTCCATAGTTCTGAAGGAGATCTCCCTGAAGCGGACTCTCACGCAATAGAATCATTACCACCACCAGCGGAAGTGATACCTACAGTATCTGCAGAATCGCTGTCTCCATCTGAACCTGTTGAGGTAGTTTCTCCATCTGCTATTGTATTGGATATCCAATCCCAATTACCGGAACAACCGGAGCCCATGGAAAATGCaactcaaattgaaattgaggAAATGGTATCCCCAGCACTCGTGGAGATTGTTCCTACCACAACAGAAGATTTACACCAAGCTGAATCCGTAGTGGAGACCGCTTGTCCCgttccagcagcagaagaagtgAAACCCATAGAAGATTCAACAGCTGCTATAGATAAGGCACCACAGATAGCACCTATTCAAGATGAACATTCGGAAAAGGAAACTCCAGAGTCAGTGGAAGTGGGTTTGGACACACCAAATGTGGCTTTTGTAATAACCACGTCTGTTGAAGTAGTTCCTACGGCTATGGAAGCTGTCACTATCCCTACATCAGATGGATCACCAACAGAAATGCCTGAACCCCCTAAAAGTGATTGTGAGACTGCACCTCTGGCAGCTGAAGAACAAGAACCAAACGAAGCTCTAGATAAGCAACCGATCACTGCTGATATCACACTTCCTGAAGAAATTGTTTCTCAAGATGTTAATCTTGAAGTCTCCGAACCGCCAGCATCAATAGATGTTAAATCCCAGGCAAACCTCAACGACATGGAATCTAAAGAAGGTTTAGAAGTTGCTGTAGATGTACCACAATCTAATAAAGATGAAACACTGGCGGAACCCATCGCACTGGATGATGCAGTACCTGTAGAAGTTGTTCCCCAATATGCAGGGGTCGAAGTAGAAGTATCAGATCTAGAAGAAGCAACGCCTGCGACAAATAATTCAACTTCAGGTGAAAATCCACCGGAGGCAGTGTCAGAATTGGTTGATGTAGAACCTACACCGCATGAGGAAATACATACAGAATCCGGTAAAAAAGATTCCCAAAAAAGTACTGATGCAGTGGATTTACGTGAAGATCCCCTACCGGTTGCAGCAGAAGTTGCTCCAGACATAATTGCCTTAGACCCCCCATCGCTTGTGGAAGTTAGCCCGGATACACAAGCAATGGCAATAGGAAACATTGCTCCTTTGGATATTATTCCAGAACCAGAACCCATCGTCATTGAACAAACAGTACCTGTGGAAAAACTGGAGTCTATCGTAGTGGAGAGTGAGCCTGTAGCAATTGACCAGCCAGCGCTGTTGGAACCATCCGTTTCTGCAGAAGTCCAAGATAAAGTTGAACCATCTCCGCAATCAGTTGTAGAAAACAAATCCGTCGAAGAGGATTCACTAAAAGTTAGTAAAGGGGGAGAAATAGTTTCAATGGATCCTATTACGCCTGCAGATGTGGTTCCTGAGCAGAATTTCCGCGTTGAGGAACCAATACCTTCTACTGAAGCCATCTCAGTTGAAGTAATAGCTTCTGAACCATTCAATACAGTGGTTGAATCAGTTTCAGTGGCTCAATCGCCAACTATTGAAGATACAACGCCGGAGGAAGTGACTCAATCTGTGGCCGTGGATACAACAGATACCGAAGTCGCATTGGCGGATCCCATCCAAGTTGATCAAAAGGAACCAGCTGTTCAGGTCGAACTCGTTTCTCAAATCGAAACTAGCGATCCACAAGAATCACCAAAAGATACTGCGCAGGTCGAAGGTGATTCAGTGGATCAGGCAACCCTTCCGCAAGTTTCAGAGACAGATTCTATCGCAGTGGAGCCATCTATTCCTGTCAAGCAAAACGAAGATTCCGTAGGGGATCCACTAGGAAGTGCAGAGAATGTGTTAGACGTGGGACCTGTTGATGTGGATAAATCGGCCCCTGAGGAAATTTCTGGGACTGATTCTGTCGCAGTGGAACTGTCGGATCCTATGGAGCGAACCTTAGATTCTTTAGGAAACACAGATTTGGTGGCAGAGACAGAATCTGCAGGCGCAGATACTGAAATCTGTGTGGACCCAAGCACTCCTGCAGAATCTGTGTCAGTTAATGAAGGCCCAGAAATCAATCAACTGGAAATAGGAACATCCGAGTTGAAGGAGGAGCAGTTGGTAGAATCGACGACCATCGATGAACAACCATCGGCTGTTTTGGAGCCCTTAGTTTTGATTTGCCAAGCGGAATGTACAAATCTGGATCATGCACTACCAGAGAACCTTGTTCCTCAAGAACAATCAGTTCCTACATCGTTACCAACTAATTTAACCATACAAACACAACCTACGGACTTGAAGACTCAACCATCTACGGAACCTATTCTAGAAACGGAAACTGTGGATGTAGAAGAGGTGAAGCCAGTTAAGATGGGAGATTCAACAGTAGATAAGTCGCAGGAAACTGAGGAAATGGTTTTGGAAGTGGAGAGCTCCAAGGGGGAACCTTTAGAAGCTACCGAGTTAGTCACTCCGGAGCCAGTTGTGTACGGAGTACCTAATTCCGAAACGGAATCTACCTGTGCAGATTCAATGATATCTGCTAACTTGGTTCCACAACTAGACTCAGTTCCTTTGTCTGAACCAGAGAATTCTGAACCGCATGCTTTTGAGAACCCCATTCCAGAATCAGTTTCAAGCACTGAGAATTTGCTAGATCCTGCACAAGTTCTTTTACAAGAAGATCCTGTCGATATGGAAAACCTACCGGGCGTGCCAATTGTTCCTGATGTACAGGCCCTTGAATTGGTACCCTCTCCTGTCGGAGTCACTACTCAATCTGCAGATACAAACGCCATAGTTCCTGTGGAAACTATTATGAAACCAGAAACGGAAGCTCCATCGCCTATGGATGTTGAAACTACTCAAGATTTACCAGCTGAAGCATTGGAACCCCAAGAGTCCGTGCCTGTAGCACCAGCAATACCAGTGGAGGTTGTTACTGAAACAGTACATCTCACAGAGGAAACCAAAGATGAGATGGGAAAATTGGATGCAGAACCAGCCATCCCAGTGGAAATCGTTCCAGAAGAACAACTTCTATCATCAAGAAATAACGTTCTAGTGGAAAAAGATACTTCATCCGAACCAGTTGAAGCTCATTCAGATACAGTATCTATTCCAGTGAGTGTGGACACCGTGGATCAAAAGGAGAGTAACGCTAGTGAGGAAGCGCAGTTTGGTGAAGATATTTTAAAGAACGATGATGTAATATTAGAATCAGTAACTGCGAATGCGGATTTATCAAGCGGTGCCCAACTTGCCAGTATAGACCAAGAATTAAAGGATCCGGGAACAGAAG GTTCCATTGCGGAACGCGAGGTGAAGAAGTGGTACAACGCCGTTGAGATGCCAAATAATCCGTACTCCCCGGAGGCCCTGAAGCAGCGCATCAGTGGCACCCAGGAGCGCTACATGGATGTGCCCAACATCAGTCCGAGTGCTGAGCAAAAGGCACTGGCATCGGCGATGACGGAAAATCCGGATCCGCCAGCGCCCAAAGCGGATTATAAGCG CTATAGCCGCGACTACTACATCAACAATGCTCCCACATCCCCTGACAGCACGGGGAGTGGAAAGGCCGCCACGACCAGCGCAGCCGAGGATGTGGAGGACATCGTGATCAACGAG GCTCGAAAGGCAAGCCAACCTGCCACTGAGCAGGATCCGCCGCAGGAATCGGCATCGGTATACAAAGCCACGCCCGTCCAAGTCCTGGATGAGTCCCTGGATTCGCAATCGAATCCCTCGCTGTACTCCCTGCAAACCACGACCACAAACACAAGCGATGAATCGGATACGGTTCGCATTTACGACTTTAACAAGCAGGAAACAACGGTTATCAGGGCTGCTCCAGCGGAGCAGCAGCCCAGCGACTCCACCACTTCCTCCATGGAGACCGCCCAGGCTGCTCCACCTTCGGTTTCTTCATCCATCGACTCATCAGTGTCCCACAAGCGGGAGCGTCCTGTGGTTCTTCAGTTCGGCCCAGGCGATTCGGTGCCAACATTAGGATCGCCTGCTAGTACGCCCACGCGGGGATCCACTCCGCCTGCTTTTAGATTCCTGCAGCCCAAACGTCGCCTCATCGATCCCAGTCAGGTGCTATCCGTCGACGAGGATGATGTG CCTGAACCCACAACTCCTGCGGCTGAGAAGCCCGTCATAGAAGATGAGGTGGCCCATTCCATGCCATCTGTTAAGGCTCTGGCGCAGGCATTCCTCCTGACCAGCAAGCACACACAACCCCAACGAAGATGGCGGGCCAAG GTTAGAATAGCAGCCCCGCCAGACACTCCAGATAAGCCGAACACGTCACTGACCAAGCGGCACAAACTGGAGCACGCCGTCTCCATGGCGGAAGTAGCCGATGAGTCTACGATCGCCTCGGACTTATCATCACTCGAAAC GGATCCTTCCATACATTCGGAGGCCACTCCACCTATAGCCTCACCGGCGAGTCCTGTGCCCGTGCGCCACGGATTCCTCCGGAGCAATATTGCTTTCTTTGAGAATTTAAAGTTCAAGTGA
- the LOC6739296 gene encoding uncharacterized protein LOC6739296 isoform X12, whose protein sequence is MDFTLGLVTGMYAVLAVIVFYVVYVIEVKLDLPAIVNGHTNNNNNNNHADSELADLSQTRLRSLIETIIAETLRSSSLSASGAVSEISLDTRSHASELANGNGLKRRHRSEHYFEPKIYQDLLATAVLNKIADKEGNTRLAAESTPDLSGRHIDENFNAEALSTTSGSSIEPRSDCSLTDHEIGLDNGKSQSLQTDLERESVLSDYIAAHMVPLPDFSASVTESEDDIGSISSGMIGDGNWEDNWLFKKKRSSATPSSIGMLVPAPRENVRAQIGDKTTDEVSDLSEIGSDIEESSLDLLRCNDLNDRLLSKHLIGGQNTKMVLDELVDRTSLTSHTLPEENEPAFTETTNEFVVSPMAMPSDIKAPSPTPPPPPMIFQDDLLNEETDHTPIADQLGSESIESDESEPSTACETFNADGDSDQEFVSQRVLVLDDQRSLSTNTSSNNNVHTHLHLPLTQTNNPTSGSRRTNGKLTNGSLRWSGSHATELPNGGSSGAQPDDVADDDVVLLRRFVPGSIAEREVKKWYNAVEMPNNPYSPEALKQRISGTQERYMDVPNISPSAEQKALASAMTENPDPPAPKADYKRYSRDYYINNAPTSPDSTGSGKAATTSAAEDVEDIVINEVNQEPEPHPPHGRISSGAQSTAADLSHWTLSTPVRRSSSLKFINSRPFHSPSPSLGYERSVPLERPSTSASHYRESSLGLGDDDDFDMRSQRSWRSSYSSLPKRHTQSSLSLHSNGSGVSFGSSVSKRRPAAGGPSAGVLTQFEKQLLHKDLKRNSFRAVSATSKDFVMNPLFESEPLGGKTALRPETEDQGDSGVDSCLNGFSGADAKYSNNSLLF, encoded by the exons ATGGACTTCACTTTGGGCCTAGTCACTGGCATGTATGCCGTTTTGGCCGTAATTGTCTTTTACGTGGTTTACGTCATTGAGGTGAAATTAG ATCTGCCGGCCATCGTAAATGGCCAcaccaacaataataataacaacaaccatGCGGACTCCGAGCTGGCCGACCTCTCGCAGACCCGACTACGCAGTCTCATCGAGACCATCATAGCGGAGACCCTGCGGAGCTCCTCCCTCAGCGCCAGCGGAGCCGTCTCGGAGATCAGCCTGGACACCAGGTCCCACGCCTCCGAGCTGGCCAATGGCAACGGTCTGAAGCGGCGCCATCGCTCCGAGCACTACTTCGAGCCGAAGATCTACCAGGATCTGCTGGCCACAGCGGTGCTAAATAAG ATTGCGGATAAGGAAGGGAATACAAGGCTGGCGGCGGAGAGTACGCCGGACTTGAGTGGTCGCCACATTGACGAGAATTTCAATGCCGAAGCGCTGAGCACCACGTCCGGAAGCTCCATTGAACCACGGAGTGATTGCAGCCTCACCGATCATGAAATCGGACTGGAT AATGGCAAATCCCAATCCCTGCAAACGGACTTGGAGAGGGAATCCGTGCTTAGTGACTATATAGCCGCACACATGGTGCCACTGCCGGACTTTTCAGCATCCGTCACCGAATCCGAGGATG ATATTGGATCCATCTCCTCGGGCATGATCGGAGACGGAAACTGGGAGGACAACTGGCTGTTCAAGAAGAAGCGCAGCTCGGCCACTCCGAGCAGCATTGGCATGCTGGTGCCGGCGCCGAGGGAGAATGTACGTGCCCAGATTGGGGATAAGACCACCGACGAGGTGAGCGATCTCTCGGAGATAGGTTCGGACATCGAGGAGAGCTCTCTGGATCTGCTGCGCTGCAACGATCTCAACGATCGTCTGCTGAGCAAGCACCTCATTGGTGGCCAAAACACCAAGATGGTCCTCGACGAGCTCGTAGATCGCACCAGTCTCACGTCCCACACATTGCCGGAGGAGAATGAGCCCGCATTCACGGAGACAACCAATGAGTTTGTGGTGTCCCCGATGGCCATGCCCTCTGATATAAAGGCGCCGTCTCCGACGCCACCTCCGCCACCAATGATATTCCAGGATGACTTGTTGAACGAGGAGACAGACCACACTCCCATCGCAG ATCAATTAGGTTCTGAGTCCATTGAAAGTGACGAGAGTGAACCCTCCACCGCCTGCGAGACATTCAACGCAGATGGTGACTCTGATCAGGAGTTTGTTAGCCAGAGGGTCTTAGTCCTAGACGATCAGCGATCCCTTAGTACTAACACAAGCTCTAACAACAATGTGCACACCCACCTGCATCTTCCTCTAACCCAAACTAACAACCCGACCTCGGGAAGCAGACGCACCAATGGAAAACTAACAAATGGTTCCCTTCGATGGTCGGGTAGCCATGCCACCGAGCTCCCAAACGGTGGATCCTCGGGTGCCCAACCAGACGACGTTGCCGATGACGATGTTGTACTGTTGCGGCGCTTCGTGCCAG GTTCCATTGCGGAACGCGAGGTGAAGAAGTGGTACAACGCCGTTGAGATGCCAAATAATCCGTACTCCCCGGAGGCCCTGAAGCAGCGCATCAGTGGCACCCAGGAGCGCTACATGGATGTGCCCAACATCAGTCCGAGTGCTGAGCAAAAGGCACTGGCATCGGCGATGACGGAAAATCCGGATCCGCCAGCGCCCAAAGCGGATTATAAGCG CTATAGCCGCGACTACTACATCAACAATGCTCCCACATCCCCTGACAGCACGGGGAGTGGAAAGGCCGCCACGACCAGCGCAGCCGAGGATGTGGAGGACATCGTGATCAACGAGGTAAATCAAGAACCAGAACCACATCCACCGCATGGCCGCATTTCAAGTGGCGCTCAGAGCACCGCTGCCGACCTCTCTCATTGGACCCTATCCACGCCAGTGCGACGCAGTAGCTCACTAAAGTTCATTAACAGCCGCCCCTTCcactccccctccccctcgcTGGGCTACGAGAGATCGGTGCCCCTCGAGAGACCTTCGACCTCGGCGTCCCATTACCGCGAATCGAGTTTGGGTTTGGGTGACGACGACGACTTTGACATGAGATCACAGCGCTCCTGGCGCAGCAGCTACAGTTCTCTGCCCAAGCGACACACGCAGTCCTCGCTGAGCCTGCACAGCAATGGTAGCGGGGTGTCCTTCGGCTCGTCCGTGTCCAAGAGACGTCCAGCGGCAGGTGGGCCCTCCGCCGGCGTGCTCACCCAGTTCGAAAAGCAGCTGCTGCACAAGGACCTCAAGCGGAATAGCTTCCGGGCGGTGTCCGCCACGTCCAAGGACTTTGTCATGAATCCGCTCTTCGAGAGCGAGCCGCTGGGCGGGAAGACGGCCCTGCGGCCGGAGACGGAGGACCAGGGCGACTCAGGGGTGGACAGCTGCTTGAACGGCTTCAGCGGTGCGGACGCCAAGTACAGCAACAATAGTCTGCTATTCTAG